From Pelmatolapia mariae isolate MD_Pm_ZW linkage group LG1, Pm_UMD_F_2, whole genome shotgun sequence, one genomic window encodes:
- the LOC134630808 gene encoding UDP-glucuronosyltransferase 2C1-like: protein MRVLCCCTAFLLLILIPTACEGGNILVFRSEGSHWVNMNILLKALHSRGHNITVLRPISSWYIKDDSSYNTITVPVENILDQKLITRLVSEAIQIERGALPLTSFLQMRVGIISLFFDIHKAVANFVSSILDDNDLIRKLKDNKFDLLLADPCSGSGVILAKYLNLPLVYNVRWLIFAEAHFSIAPSPLSYIPVTGTGNTVEMTLSQRVKNIVLHIITQTQNRLVAKLVYQKIANKHLGPGYDFSELMIDADIWLMRVDFVFEYPRPTMPNVVYIGGFQCKPAKPLPHHLEDFVQSSGEHGFILMSLGTFVTELPADMANEIAAAFAKLPQKVIWRYKGNRPSTLGNNTLLVDWMPQNDLLGHPKIKLFVAHGGTNGVQEALYHGVPVVGIPVFFDQYDNLLRLKERGGGKILTLATVDKDNNFLKAIEEVLNDPSYRGNMQRLSRLHRDKPVMPLDNALFWIEFVMRHKGAAHLKAVSYRMPWYSYHSVDVVLFLAGAMLLVLLITFYFIRCIYTGMCKYKVKRE from the coding sequence atgagggtgctctgctgctgcactgctTTCCTGCTGCTTATCCTTATTCCCACAGCCTGTGAAGGAGGCAACATCTTAGTCTTTCGCTCTGAAGGCAGCCACTGGGTAAACATGAACATTCTACTAAAAGCTTTACACTCCAGAGGACACAACATCACTGTTTTACGTCCCATCAGCAGCTGGTACATAAAAGATGACTCATCCTATAATACCATTACAGTTCCAGTGGAGAACATCTTGGATCAGAAGTTAATCACAAGACTTGTGTCTGAGGCCATACAAATTGAACGAGGGGCCCTCCCCTTGACGAGCTTTCTTCAAATGCGTGTAGGGATCATCAGCTTATTTTTTGATATCCACAAAGCTGTAGCTAATTTTGTATCTTCAATACTAGATGACAATGACTTGATAAGAAAACTGAAAGACAACAAGTTTGACCTGTTACTTGCTGACCCCTGTTCGGGTAGCGGAGTCATTCTGGCCAAATATTTGAACCTTCCTTTGGTTTATAATGTTCGTTGGTTAATATTTGCAGAGGCTCATTTTTCCATAGCCCCGTCACCATTATCTTACATTCCTGTGACTGGAACTGGCAATACTGTCGAGATGACCTTATCTCAGAGAGTTAAAAACATAGTTTTACACATCATAACTCAAACACAGAACAGGCTGGTGGCTAAACTAGTATACCAGAAAATAGCTAACAAACATCTTGGGCCTGGTTATGATTTTAGTGAGTTAATGATCGATGCAGACATTTGGCTGATGAGAGTGGACTTTGTGTTTGAGTACCCACGTCCCACAATGCCTAATGTTGTTTATATTGGAGGGTTCCAGTGCAAACCTGCTaaacctctgcctcaccacttgGAGGACTTTGTGCAGAGTTCTGGAGAGCATGGCTTCATCCTCATGTCTTTGGGGACTTTTGTGACTGAACTTCCTGCTGACATGGCAAATGAGATCGCTGCAGCTTTTGCTAAACTGCCACAGAAAGTGATCTGGAGGTATAAAGGTAATAGACCATCCACTCTGGGTAATAACACTTTACTGGTGGACTGGATGCCACAGAATGACCTTTTAGGAcatccaaaaataaaactatttgtGGCACATGGAGGAACAAACGGAGTCCAAGAAGCCCTGTATCACGGAGTCCCAGTTGTGGGCATACCTGTGTTTTTTGATCAGTATGATAACCTGCTACGtctgaaagagagagggggaggcAAAATACTTACGTTAGCTACAGTGGACAAAGACAACAACTTCCTGAAGGCCATAGAGGAAGTCCTGAATGATCCCTCCTACAGGGGGAACATGCAGAGACTTTCCAGGCTGCACAGAGATAAGCCAGTAATGCCACTGGATAACGCCCTCTTCTGGATAGAGTTTGTCATGAGGCACAAAGGAGCAGCTCACCTGAAAGCAGTGTCCTACAGAATGCCATGGTATTCCTACCACTCTGTAGATGTAGTTTTGTTCCTGGCTGGAGCTATGctacttgtgcttttaattACTTTCTACTTCATTAGGTGTATATACACTGGAATGTGTAAATATAAAGTGAAACGTGAGTGA
- the LOC134619821 gene encoding UDP-glucuronosyltransferase 2C1-like: MRVLCCCTAFLLLILIPTACEGGNILVFPSEGSHWVNMNILLKALHSRGHNITVLRPSNSWYIKDDSSYNTITVPVENILDQKFITRLVSEAIQFERGALPLTSFLQMSGGMISLILDVHKAVANFVSAILDDNDLIRKLKDSKFDLLLADPCWGGGVILAKYLNLPLVYNVRWLLGTEAHFSIAPSPLSYIPVTGTGNTVEMTFFQRVKNMVLHIITQTQNSLAFKLVYQKIANKYLGPGYDFNELMIDADIWLMRVDFVFEYPRPTMPNVVYIGGFQCKPAKPLPHHLEDFVQSSGEHGFILMSLGTFVTELPADMANEIAAAFAKLPQKVIWKYKGDRPATLGNNTLLVDWMPQNDILGHPKIKLFVAHGGTNGVQEAIYHGVPVVGISFFFDQYDNLLRLKERGGAKILTLTTVDKDNNFLKAIEEVLSDPSYRGNMQRLSRLHRDKPVMPLDNALFWIEFVMRHKGATHLKAVSYRMPWYSYHSVDVVLFLAGAMLLVFLAVFFFIKCLYAAVCKHKVKRE, encoded by the coding sequence atgagggtgctctgctgctgcactgctTTCCTGCTGCTTATCCTTATTCCCACAGCCTGTGAAGGAGGCAACATCTTAGTCTTTCCCTCTGAAGGCAGCCACTGGGTAAACATGAACATTCTACTAAAAGCTTTACACTCCAGAGGACACAACATCACTGTTTTACGTCCCAGCAACAGCTGGTACATAAAAGATGACTCATCCTATAATACCATTACAGTTCCAGTGGAGAACATCTTGGATCAGAAGTTCATCACAAGGCTTGTGTCTGAGGCCATACAATTTGAACGAGGGGCCCTCCCCTTGACGAGTTTTCTTCAAATGAGTGGAGGGATGATCAGCTTAATTCTTGATGTTCATAAAGCTGTAGCTAATTTTGTATCTGCAATACTAGATGACAATGACTTGATAAGAAAACTGAAAGACAGCAAGTTTGACCTGTTACTTGCTGACCCCTGCTGGGGTGGTGGAGTCATTCTAGCCAAATATTTGAATCTTCCTTTGGTTTATAATGTTCGCTGGTTATTAGGTACAGAGGCTCATTTTTCCATAGCCCCGTCACCATTATCTTACATTCCTGTGACTGGAACTGGCAATACTGTCGAGATGACCTTTTTTCAGAGAGTTAAAAACATGGTTTTACACATCATAACTCAAACACAGAACAGCCTGGCGTTTAAACTGGTATACCAGAAAATAGCTAACAAATATCTTGGGCCTGGTTATGATTTTAATGAGTTAATGATCGACGCAGATATTTGGCTGATGAGAGTGGACTTTGTGTTTGAGTACCCACGTCCCACAATGCCTAATGTTGTTTATATTGGAGGGTTCCAATGCAAACCTGCTaaacctctgcctcaccacttgGAGGACTTTGTGCAGAGTTCTGGAGAGCATGGCTTCATCCTCATGTCTCTGGGGACTTTTGTGACTGAACTTCCTGCTGACATGGCAAATGAGATCGCTGCAGCTTTTGCTAAACTGCCACAGAAAGTCATCTGGAAGTATAAAGGTGACAGACCAGCCACTCTGGGTAATAACACTTTACTGGTGGACTGGATGCCACAGAATGACATTTTAGGAcatccaaaaataaaactatttgtGGCACATGGAGGAACAAACGGAGTCCAGGAAGCTATTTATCACGGAGTCCCAGTTGTGGGCATATCCTTTTTTTTTGATCAATATGACAACCTGCTACGtctgaaagagagagggggcGCTAAGATACTTACATTAACTACAGTGGACAAAGACAACAACTTCCTGAAGGCCATAGAGGAAGTCCTGAGTGATCCCTCCTACAGGGGGAACATGCAGAGACTTTCCAGGCTGCACAGAGATAAGCCAGTAATGCCACTGGATAACGCCCTCTTCTGGATAGAGTTTGTCATGAGGCACAAAGGAGCAACTCACCTGAAAGCAGTGTCCTACAGAATGCCCTGGTATTCCTACCACTCTGTAGATGTAGTTTTGTTCCTGGCTGGAGCTATGCTACTCGTGTTTTTagcagtttttttctttattaaatgtttataCGCTGCAGTGTGTAAACATAAAGTGAAACGTGAGTGA